Proteins encoded in a region of the Poecilia reticulata strain Guanapo linkage group LG14, Guppy_female_1.0+MT, whole genome shotgun sequence genome:
- the LOC108165634 gene encoding T-box transcription factor TBX2-B-like, with translation MCFLTDAKEIESDSDIYPEDDDILEAGLPKTASTLTMNLMDEDVXQNMPDFRQSHKKKDGSREIIMQREHDDNQYVIKVGPFKNQRSVIKDRGLSTMSRSQSLSCFSNCHGXTXDFXSGYEQPFVTLQESFQEKRQLPPTGKGXSSLCVGPXFTPLTGINNFEQGGLSCQSIRASAPFPFSKHTLGSQGVTLSSVDGMPSYPYHCVAPIGVSVSALPTSSATPSLSGIRHHRNXQPWLRLSPYQIPPSFTSCQNFLTTILPGRSSSQPELSKSECFSSPNQLCHAVTFWNPSSPKXSXLVEIKSISDPTIFHFLPKFPNDHPAWKVIFAA, from the exons atgtgtttccttacagatgcaaaagaaattgaaaGCGATTCAGATATTTACCCTGAAGACGATGACATTTTGGAAGCCGGCCTTCCCAAGACTGCATCAACATTAACTATGAACCTGATGGATGAGGACGTTCYGCAAAACATGCCTGATTTTAGGCAAAGCCACAAGAAAAAGGATGGATCAAGGGAGATAATTATGCAAAGAGAACATGATGACAACCAATACGTTATAAAAGTGGGTCCTTTTAAAAACCAAAGGAGCGTAATCAAAGATAGAGGGCTATCTACAATGTCTCGATCACAAAGCCTAAGCTGCTTCAGTAATTGTCACGGTYCAACTTTMGATTTCYCGAGTGGCTATGAGCAACCATTTGTCACTCTACAAGAATCTTTTCAAGAAAAAAGGCAGCTACCACCGACAGGGAAGGGGYTTTCCTCTTTGTGTGTGGGACCTGRATTTACACCCTTGACTGGAATTAACAACTTTGAACAAGGAGGACTCTCGTGTCAAAGCATCCGGGCTTCGGCTCCATTTCCCTTCTCAAAACACACATTGGGATCTCAG GGAGTCACTCTGTCATCTGTCGATGGAATGCCATCATATCCATACCACTGTGTGGCACCAATAGGAGTGAGTGTTTCAGCTCTCCCAACCAGCTCTGCCACGCCGTCACTTTCTGGAATCCGTCATCACCGAAACMGTCARCCTTGGTTGAGATTAAGTCCATATCAGATCCCACCATCTTTCACTTCTTGCCAAAATTTCCTAACGACCATCCTGCCTGGAAGGTCATCTTCGCAGCCTGAGCTGTCCAA GAGTGAGTGTTTCAGCTCTCCCAACCAGCTCTGCCACGCCGTCACTTTCTGGAATCCGTCATCACCGAAACMGTCARCCTTGGTTGAGATTAAGTCCATATCAGATCCCACCATCTTTCACTTCTTGCCAAAATTTCCTAACGACCATCCTGCCTGGAAGGTCATCTTCGCAGCCTGA
- the LOC103475881 gene encoding T-box transcription factor TBX2b-like, protein MAYQPFRVDGGDAFSLPAFIPSAQSSLVPSIAADARLRAAMELRSRPAHPRTTKRHEQPEQWLNDDPKVTLESKDLWSEFHKMGTEMVITKSGRRMFPPFKVCVDGLNESTKYILLMDIVAVDDCRYKFHNSQWTVAGKADPEMPKRMYIHPDSPSKGEQWMSKPVAFHKLKLTNNMSDRHGFTILNSMHKYQPRFHIVRANDIMKLPYSTFRTYVFPETEFIAVTAYQNEKITQLKIDNNPFAKGFRNTGNGRREKR, encoded by the exons ATGGCTTACCAACCTTTCCGAGTTGACGGAGGAGACGCCTTTTCTCTGCCAGCGTTCATTCCCAGCGCACAGTCCTCACTTGTCCCCTCCATAGCCGCGGACGCACGGCTGCGCGCAGCTATGGAGCTCCGGAGTCGGCCAGCACACCCGCGGACCACGAAGCGCCACGAACAGCCCGAGCAATGGTTGAATGACGATCCGAAAGTCACGCTGGAATCAAAGGATTTGTGGAGTGAATTTCACAAGATGGGGACTGAGATGGTTATCACGAAGTCTGGGAG GAGGATGTTTCCACCCTTCAAGGTGTGTGTGGATGGGCTGAACGAAAGCACAAAATACATCCTGCTGATGGATATTGTTGCAGTTGACGACTGCCGCTACAAGTTTCACAACTCCCAGTGGACAGTTGCTGGAAAAGCCGACCCGGAGATGCCAAAGCGGATGTACATCCACCCAGACAGTCCGTCCAAAGGGGAGCAGTGGATGAGCAAGCCTGTTGCTTTTCACAAGCTCAAACTCACCAACAACATGTCGGATAGGCATGGATTT ACAATCCTAAATTCCATGCATAAGTATCAACCGAGGTTTCACATTGTAAGAGCCAATGACATTATGAAGCTCCCATACAGCACCTTCAGAACCTATGTTTTCCCRGAGACTGAGTTCATTGCTGTCACTGCCTATCAGAATGAAAAG ATAACGCAGCTGAAAATTGACAACAATCCCTTTGCCAAAGGGTTCAGAAATACCGGAAATGGAAGACGAGAGAAAAGGTAG